The Streptomyces sp. RKAG293 genome includes a region encoding these proteins:
- a CDS encoding DUF397 domain-containing protein yields MAIQLGNTKAWTKSSRSQGNGACVEVASPTLSAVAVRDSKDPYGPTLDFSPESWAAFVTDVGRGSYDLD; encoded by the coding sequence ATGGCAATTCAGCTGGGCAACACCAAGGCGTGGACCAAGTCCTCGCGTTCGCAGGGGAACGGCGCATGCGTGGAGGTGGCCTCACCCACCCTCAGCGCTGTCGCCGTCCGTGACTCCAAGGATCCCTACGGTCCGACCCTCGACTTCTCGCCGGAGTCCTGGGCAGCCTTCGTCACCGACGTCGGCCGGGGTTCGTACGACCTCGACTGA
- a CDS encoding helix-turn-helix transcriptional regulator: MAANVNPTVRRRRLGSELRKLRETKGMTAEEVAARLLVSQSKISRLENGRRSISQRDVRDLCGVYGVEDQRIVDSLMHMAKESRQQGWWHAFGDVPYSVYIGLETEAESLRVYDSLVVPGLLQTRNYAEAVIEGTLPEATPEQVDKRIDIRLRRQERITDPASPLRFWVVMDESALRRVVGSKDVMREQLEYLVQMGSQAHVTVQVLPYEAGAHPGMSGNFAILEFPDTTDSSVVYIEGVTSDLYLEKPVDVHGYSVMYEHLRAQALSAEASRQFIADAAKEYAR, translated from the coding sequence GTGGCGGCCAACGTTAATCCCACCGTCAGGCGACGCCGACTTGGATCGGAGTTGCGCAAACTCCGCGAGACCAAGGGGATGACCGCGGAGGAGGTGGCGGCCCGGCTGCTGGTCTCGCAGTCCAAGATCAGCAGGCTGGAGAACGGCCGCCGCAGCATCAGCCAGCGCGATGTCCGCGACCTGTGCGGCGTGTACGGCGTCGAGGACCAGCGAATCGTCGATTCCCTCATGCACATGGCGAAGGAATCCCGTCAGCAGGGCTGGTGGCACGCGTTCGGCGATGTGCCGTACAGCGTCTACATCGGCCTGGAGACCGAAGCGGAATCACTCCGGGTGTACGACTCGCTCGTAGTTCCGGGCCTTCTGCAGACCCGGAACTACGCCGAGGCGGTCATCGAGGGCACGCTGCCCGAGGCCACCCCCGAGCAGGTCGACAAGCGCATCGACATCCGGCTGCGGCGCCAGGAGCGGATCACCGACCCGGCCTCTCCGCTCCGGTTCTGGGTCGTCATGGACGAATCCGCGCTGCGCCGGGTGGTCGGCAGCAAGGACGTCATGCGCGAACAGCTCGAGTACCTCGTGCAGATGGGCTCACAGGCGCACGTGACCGTTCAGGTACTTCCGTACGAAGCCGGCGCACACCCCGGCATGTCGGGAAACTTCGCGATTCTCGAATTTCCGGACACCACCGATTCCAGTGTGGTGTACATCGAAGGCGTGACCTCCGACCTGTATCTGGAGAAGCCGGTCGATGTACACGGATACAGCGTGATGTACGAGCATCTCCGTGCACAGGCGCTGAGTGCCGAAGCGAGCCGCCAGTTCATCGCCGACGCCGCGAAGGAATACGCGCGCTGA
- a CDS encoding SDR family oxidoreductase, with translation MLLSGKTVVVSGVGAGLGQRVATTAARDGANVVLGARTEAQLAKVAEEIDPGGSKVAWLSTDIAEGDQCEALAALAVERFGGIDAVVHVAAMDGYFGGLEDADFASWQRVIDVNLLGTLRLTKACLPALKAHGGSVVIIGTQSAVAAPSQVRQAAYAASKGALTSAMYSVARELGPYRIRVNTVLPGWMWGPPVQAFVQFTAHTEGVSEDEVLGRLTERMALPELATDGDVAEAAVFLASDRARAITGQSLLVNAGELMR, from the coding sequence ATGTTGCTGTCAGGAAAGACCGTGGTCGTATCCGGGGTCGGCGCCGGGCTCGGGCAGCGCGTGGCCACCACCGCCGCGCGCGACGGTGCGAACGTGGTGCTCGGGGCGCGGACCGAGGCGCAGCTCGCGAAAGTGGCGGAGGAGATCGACCCCGGGGGATCGAAGGTGGCGTGGCTCTCCACCGACATCGCCGAAGGCGACCAGTGCGAGGCGCTCGCGGCGCTGGCGGTCGAGCGGTTCGGCGGTATCGACGCGGTCGTGCACGTCGCCGCCATGGACGGCTACTTCGGCGGCCTGGAGGACGCGGACTTCGCCTCGTGGCAGCGCGTCATCGACGTCAATCTGCTGGGGACGCTGCGGCTCACCAAGGCGTGCCTGCCGGCGCTGAAGGCGCACGGCGGCTCGGTGGTGATCATCGGGACGCAGTCCGCGGTGGCGGCGCCCTCACAGGTGCGGCAGGCGGCGTACGCGGCATCGAAGGGCGCCCTGACGTCGGCCATGTACTCGGTGGCGCGCGAGCTGGGCCCGTACCGGATCCGGGTGAACACGGTGCTGCCCGGCTGGATGTGGGGCCCGCCGGTGCAGGCGTTCGTCCAGTTCACGGCGCACACCGAAGGCGTGTCCGAGGACGAGGTGCTGGGCCGGCTCACCGAGCGGATGGCGCTCCCGGAGCTGGCGACGGACGGGGACGTGGCGGAGGCCGCGGTCTTCCTGGCCTCCGACCGGGCTCGTGCGATCACCGGGCAGTCGCTGCTGGTGAACGCCGGCGAGCTGATGCGGTAA
- a CDS encoding PLP-dependent aminotransferase family protein, with the protein MTRMHRVNRADVPALAARAASVGASPVREILALTARPEVISFAGGLPAPELFDAEGIRAAYDQVLAEAPQRVLQYSTTEGDPALRGAVAARLGARGLPTDADDLLVTAGSQQGLALLATALLEPGDTVLVEDPTYLAALQCFGFTGARVLPVPSDEDGIDPAALEELVVRERPKLLYLIPNFQNPTGRTLPLARRQAVAEVAARHGLWIVEDDPYGELRFDGEPVPWIASLEAAADRTVLLGSFSKIMAPGMRLGWLRAPEALRRACVIAKQAADLHSSTVDQAAAARYLADRDLDAHLHRVRDAYRLRRDALLAGLPAALPAGSAWNRPDGGMFLWVRLPDGFDATALLPVAVAHDVAYVPGAPFFAGPGDPATLRMSFTTHTPTEIAEGLRRLATALSTAPAVR; encoded by the coding sequence ATGACGCGAATGCATCGAGTGAACCGAGCCGACGTCCCCGCACTGGCCGCCCGCGCCGCCTCGGTCGGCGCGTCGCCGGTACGCGAGATCCTCGCGCTCACCGCACGCCCCGAAGTGATCTCCTTCGCGGGCGGGCTGCCGGCCCCCGAGCTCTTCGACGCCGAGGGGATCCGCGCCGCCTACGACCAGGTGCTCGCCGAGGCGCCCCAGCGGGTGCTCCAGTACTCCACCACCGAGGGCGACCCGGCGCTGCGCGGCGCCGTCGCCGCCCGGCTCGGCGCCCGCGGGCTCCCGACCGACGCGGACGACCTGCTCGTCACCGCCGGCTCCCAGCAGGGCCTGGCGCTCCTCGCCACCGCGCTGCTGGAGCCGGGCGACACCGTCCTCGTCGAGGACCCCACCTATCTGGCCGCGCTGCAGTGCTTCGGCTTCACCGGGGCGCGGGTGCTGCCGGTGCCGTCCGACGAGGACGGGATCGACCCCGCCGCACTGGAGGAACTCGTCGTCCGCGAGCGGCCGAAACTGCTCTATCTGATCCCGAACTTCCAGAACCCCACCGGGCGTACGCTCCCGCTCGCCCGCCGGCAGGCGGTGGCCGAGGTCGCCGCACGGCACGGGCTGTGGATCGTCGAGGACGACCCGTACGGCGAGCTGCGCTTCGACGGGGAGCCCGTGCCGTGGATCGCCTCCCTGGAGGCGGCCGCCGACCGCACCGTCCTGCTGGGCTCGTTCTCCAAGATCATGGCGCCCGGCATGCGGCTCGGCTGGCTGCGGGCGCCGGAAGCGCTGCGGCGGGCCTGCGTCATCGCCAAGCAGGCCGCGGACCTGCACTCCTCCACCGTCGACCAGGCCGCGGCGGCGCGCTATCTCGCCGACCGCGACCTCGACGCCCACCTCCACCGCGTGCGCGACGCGTACCGCCTGCGGCGCGACGCCCTGCTGGCCGGCCTGCCGGCCGCGCTCCCGGCGGGCAGCGCCTGGAACCGGCCCGACGGCGGGATGTTCCTGTGGGTCCGGCTGCCGGACGGCTTCGACGCCACCGCCCTGCTGCCGGTCGCCGTCGCGCACGATGTCGCGTACGTCCCCGGCGCCCCCTTCTTCGCCGGCCCCGGCGACCCGGCCACCCTGCGCATGTCCTTCACGACGCACACCCCCACCGAGATCGCGGAGGGCCTGCGGCGCCTGGCCACCGCGCTGTCCACGGCGCCGGCGGTGCGCTGA
- a CDS encoding GPP34 family phosphoprotein yields the protein MGKSRRTIPEELLLLALDPTTGTTAQPQSLDLGLAGAQLVELALAGRIAPDGDRIAVVHPRPTGDPTLDSALELLRRRGSPVRAVHWIGGPRLGLRQTYLAHLERCGMVHAVAGQMCGVLPTTRYQASDSEVSRDIRARLDNAIRTGVPPDPRTAALAALAHAVGLGKHLYPGNEGRSSRSRLRDLIRYDPMGGLVAHAVMDVQNGAAAQPKRAPVQGRPAAVGPAGHNSMARAGAR from the coding sequence ATGGGCAAGAGCCGCAGAACGATTCCGGAAGAGCTGTTGCTGCTCGCTCTGGACCCGACGACCGGGACCACAGCGCAGCCGCAGTCGCTCGACCTCGGCCTCGCCGGGGCACAGCTCGTCGAGCTGGCCCTGGCTGGACGGATAGCCCCTGATGGGGATCGTATCGCCGTGGTACACCCACGGCCGACAGGAGATCCGACACTGGACTCCGCGCTCGAACTGCTGCGCCGTCGTGGCAGTCCGGTTCGCGCTGTCCACTGGATCGGCGGGCCCCGCCTGGGGCTGCGCCAGACGTATCTCGCGCATCTGGAGCGGTGCGGCATGGTGCATGCCGTGGCGGGACAGATGTGCGGGGTGCTGCCGACGACTCGCTACCAGGCGAGCGACAGCGAGGTCAGCCGGGACATCAGAGCCCGGCTCGACAACGCGATCCGCACCGGCGTCCCGCCGGACCCGCGGACCGCGGCTCTCGCTGCCCTCGCCCACGCGGTGGGGCTCGGCAAGCACCTGTATCCGGGGAACGAGGGCCGGTCATCGCGATCGCGCCTGCGGGACCTGATCAGATACGACCCGATGGGCGGTCTCGTCGCGCACGCCGTCATGGACGTGCAGAACGGCGCCGCGGCTCAGCCGAAACGGGCTCCCGTGCAGGGACGGCCCGCAGCGGTGGGGCCGGCCGGGCACAACAGCATGGCCCGGGCCGGAGCGCGATAG